A portion of the Brevundimonas pondensis genome contains these proteins:
- the recG gene encoding ATP-dependent DNA helicase RecG: protein MRPEILFPLFADVSTLKGVGPRSAPLVHKLAGPLVRDVLFLSPSGIIQRRRTTAAAAVEGEIGVFDVLIDRLIPPHKIGAPLKMRASDDTGFVHLIWFAGSPRHIESLAPRGERRLVTGKVERFNNEVQIAHPDYILPLEKADEIPLSEPVYPATQGLTSRVVRKLAQGALAATPELEEWQDAAWLAARRWPGWRAALETLHAPTSEMDLTPEAPARQRLAYDELFAHQLALARRRRTRHATPAPRIAPGEASERMLAALPFTLTGAQARAIEEIRADLASGEQMGRLLQGDVGSGKTAVAALALADAASSGFQSALMAPTEILARQHYQRLAPMLEEAGITTVLLTGRDTQAERRKRLAALASGEAQVAIGTHALFQDAVQFNRLALAVIDEQHRFGVNERQRLQAKGDPTVGGVHLLTMSATPIPRTLELIQYGELEVSRLMEKPPGRTPVATAVVPLVRIGEVAKRLKAAIDSGAQAYWICPLVAESEAIDLAAAEERANDLRRILQVEVGLAHGQMPGAEREAVMAEFAEGRIPLLVATTVVEVGVDVPNASIMVIEHADRFGLAQLHQLRGRVGRGAKSSSCILLYGGQDGALGETARERLETLRRTEDGFEIAEEDFRLRGGGDPLGLKQSGFPAYRFADPIKHRSLMLAASDDARLILGRDPDLTSPRGEAVRVLEALFDWRNDRPGVD from the coding sequence ATGCGGCCCGAGATTCTCTTTCCCCTGTTCGCGGACGTCTCCACCCTGAAGGGCGTGGGGCCGCGAAGCGCGCCCCTGGTTCACAAACTGGCCGGTCCGCTGGTGCGCGACGTTCTGTTCCTGTCGCCGTCCGGGATCATCCAGCGCCGCCGCACGACCGCCGCCGCCGCTGTCGAGGGCGAGATCGGCGTCTTCGACGTCCTGATCGACCGGCTGATCCCGCCGCACAAGATCGGCGCGCCGCTGAAGATGCGGGCCTCAGACGACACCGGCTTCGTCCACCTGATCTGGTTCGCCGGCTCGCCGCGCCATATCGAAAGCCTGGCGCCGCGCGGCGAGCGGCGGCTTGTGACCGGCAAGGTCGAACGCTTCAACAACGAGGTGCAGATCGCGCACCCCGACTACATCCTGCCGCTGGAAAAGGCGGACGAGATCCCGCTGTCCGAACCCGTCTATCCGGCGACGCAAGGGTTGACCTCGCGGGTGGTCAGGAAGCTGGCGCAGGGCGCGCTGGCGGCGACACCAGAGCTTGAGGAATGGCAGGACGCCGCCTGGCTAGCGGCCCGACGCTGGCCCGGCTGGCGCGCGGCGCTGGAAACCCTGCACGCCCCGACCTCTGAAATGGACCTGACGCCCGAGGCCCCGGCGCGTCAGCGTCTGGCCTATGACGAGTTGTTCGCCCACCAACTGGCGCTAGCCCGTCGTCGCCGGACGCGTCACGCCACACCGGCCCCGCGCATCGCGCCTGGCGAGGCCTCGGAACGGATGCTGGCCGCCCTGCCCTTCACCCTGACCGGCGCCCAGGCCCGCGCCATCGAGGAAATCCGCGCCGATCTGGCTTCCGGCGAGCAGATGGGGCGGCTGCTGCAAGGCGACGTGGGCTCGGGCAAGACCGCCGTCGCGGCTTTGGCCCTGGCTGACGCGGCCTCCAGCGGCTTCCAGTCCGCCCTGATGGCCCCGACCGAGATCCTGGCCCGCCAGCACTATCAGCGGCTGGCCCCAATGCTCGAAGAAGCCGGCATCACGACAGTCCTGCTAACCGGCCGCGACACGCAAGCCGAGCGGCGCAAGCGGCTGGCCGCCCTGGCTTCCGGCGAGGCTCAGGTCGCCATCGGCACCCACGCCCTGTTCCAGGATGCGGTGCAGTTCAACCGGCTGGCATTGGCCGTCATCGACGAACAGCACCGCTTCGGCGTCAACGAGCGCCAGCGGCTTCAGGCCAAGGGCGATCCGACCGTTGGCGGCGTCCACCTGCTGACCATGTCGGCCACTCCGATCCCGCGCACGCTGGAACTGATCCAGTACGGCGAACTGGAAGTCAGCCGCCTGATGGAGAAGCCGCCGGGTCGCACCCCCGTGGCTACCGCCGTCGTGCCGCTGGTGCGCATCGGCGAAGTCGCCAAGCGGTTGAAGGCGGCGATCGACAGCGGGGCTCAGGCCTATTGGATCTGCCCTCTGGTGGCCGAATCCGAAGCCATCGATCTGGCCGCCGCCGAGGAACGCGCCAACGACCTGCGCCGCATCCTTCAGGTCGAGGTCGGTCTGGCCCACGGCCAGATGCCCGGCGCTGAGCGCGAAGCCGTCATGGCCGAGTTCGCCGAGGGCCGCATTCCGCTTCTGGTCGCCACCACGGTCGTCGAGGTCGGCGTGGACGTGCCCAACGCCTCGATCATGGTCATCGAACACGCCGACCGTTTCGGCCTGGCCCAGTTGCACCAACTTCGTGGCCGCGTCGGACGCGGGGCCAAGTCAAGTTCATGCATCCTGCTGTACGGCGGTCAGGACGGCGCACTTGGCGAAACGGCTCGCGAGCGTCTGGAGACCCTGCGGCGCACCGAGGACGGCTTCGAGATCGCCGAGGAAGACTTCCGTCTGCGCGGCGGCGGCGACCCTCTAGGCCTGAAACAAAGCGGCTTCCCCGCCTATCGCTTCGCCGATCCGATCAAGCACCGCTCGCTGATGCTGGCGGCCTCCGACGACGCCCGCCTGATCCTGGGCCGCGATCCCGACTTGACCAGCCCACGCGGCGAGGCCGTTCGGGTGCTGGAAGCCCTTTTCGACTGGCGCAACGACCGGCCAGGCGTGGATTAG
- a CDS encoding FAD assembly factor SdhE — translation MADIDARPEDARKQRLGRISYRAWRRGFREADMVLGPFVDQVGPSMDDGELDQLEHLLNEEDQYLYAWIIEKEPTPPEFDGPMLARIRAFMREHVAAEVAKGIG, via the coding sequence GTGGCCGATATTGATGCACGTCCAGAGGACGCCCGGAAACAAAGACTCGGTCGAATTTCGTATCGCGCCTGGCGACGCGGCTTCCGCGAGGCCGACATGGTGCTGGGGCCGTTCGTCGATCAGGTCGGTCCGTCAATGGACGACGGTGAGCTGGATCAGCTGGAGCACCTCCTGAACGAGGAGGACCAGTACCTCTACGCTTGGATCATCGAGAAGGAGCCGACCCCGCCCGAGTTCGACGGGCCGATGTTGGCGCGCATCCGGGCCTTCATGCGCGAACACGTCGCGGCGGAAGTGGCCAAGGGTATCGGCTGA
- the mfd gene encoding transcription-repair coupling factor, giving the protein MGEAMARRDVELGGAPEGLDALVVAERLKAQGGVGLLVARDYQRSGNFTQTLSFFAKDIEVLEYPSWDCLPYDRLSPTASVAAQRMATLTRLAQRDPADDRPLLVVATIAAATQRTPPRQAVTGAGFEARVGRDLDTAALERYVLANGYVRASTVSERGEYAIRGGVIDVFPPGFDEPVRLDLFGSELESIRAFDPETQRSTKQLKQVALLPVSEVLLDAESISRFRSGYLNLFGAPGDEPMYAAVSEGARRQGLEHWLPLFYDRLDTLFDFLPDSAPVFLDSQVEQARAERWNLTTDAYEARKEAAKGKGGAAYRAAAPQSLYLDEGDWNSALAGRAVRRLSPLSGGTGEDAGGRLGRSFAAERSQDSVNLFAAVAQHAEDLKGQGKRVLFASWTEGSAERLAAMLGDHGLTHVLPVRDWDDVLAAPKDIYLRAVLPVEHGFVTDEVAVISETDILGDRLARPKRKRRASNFLAEASALTAGDLVVHLDHGIGRYEGLKTLEIQEAPHDCLELLYAGDSKLYLPVENIDLLTRYGTDADGVQLDRLGGAGWQARKAKAKERLRAMAEGLIALAAKRALRVSDAITPPSGLFDEFCARFPYEETDDQLNAIGDVLEDLGKGTPMDRLICGDVGFGKTEVALRAAFVVAMTGQQVAIVCPTTLLARQHFKTFSERFAGWPITVRHLSRMVTAKDANETRVGLKDGTFEIVVGTHAVLAEQVGFKDLGLVIVDEEQHFGVKHKEKLKSLRADVHLLTLTATPIPRTLQMALSGIREMSIIATPPVDRLAVRTYVTPWDPVLVREALLREKYRGGQAYYVAPRLKDLPEIEKFLREQVPEVKFVVGHGQMSPTQLEEVMSAFYDGQYDVLVSTTIVESGIDIPTANTLIVHRADMFGLAQLHQIRGRIGRSKARAFAYLTTDPKRPLSLSAERRLQVLQSLDNLGAGFQLASHDLDQRGGGNLLGDEQSGHIREVGVELYQQMLEDAVAELREQGEEVADRGWSPSINVGAAVLIPETYVPDLNVRLSLYRRLSDAEKMEDREAMAAELIDRFGPLPDEAQQLLRIVGIKANCRTASIEKIDIGPKGAVLTLRNNSFPNPMGLVGLIQKNQAFWKIRPDQKIVVKGEWPTPDDRLKVAERITADLARVAGAA; this is encoded by the coding sequence ATGGGCGAGGCGATGGCGCGGCGTGACGTTGAACTGGGCGGCGCGCCCGAGGGGCTGGACGCGTTGGTCGTCGCCGAACGACTGAAGGCGCAGGGCGGGGTCGGCCTGTTGGTGGCGCGTGATTATCAGCGCTCGGGCAATTTTACGCAAACGCTGAGCTTCTTCGCCAAGGATATTGAAGTCCTTGAATATCCGTCCTGGGACTGCCTGCCCTATGACCGACTGAGCCCGACCGCTTCGGTCGCAGCGCAGCGGATGGCGACCCTGACCCGGCTGGCGCAACGCGATCCGGCGGACGACAGGCCCCTGCTGGTGGTCGCCACGATCGCCGCAGCGACCCAGCGCACGCCGCCGCGTCAGGCCGTCACTGGGGCCGGGTTCGAGGCCAGGGTCGGTCGCGATCTGGATACGGCGGCGCTGGAACGTTATGTCTTGGCCAACGGCTATGTGCGGGCCTCGACCGTGTCGGAGCGGGGTGAATACGCCATTCGCGGCGGGGTGATCGACGTCTTCCCGCCGGGCTTTGACGAGCCCGTGCGTCTGGACCTGTTCGGCAGCGAGCTGGAATCCATCCGCGCCTTTGATCCCGAGACGCAACGCTCGACCAAGCAACTGAAGCAGGTCGCGCTTCTGCCGGTGTCGGAGGTTCTGCTGGACGCCGAGAGCATCTCGCGCTTCCGCAGCGGCTATCTGAACCTGTTCGGCGCGCCGGGCGACGAGCCCATGTACGCCGCCGTCAGCGAGGGCGCGCGCCGTCAGGGGCTGGAGCACTGGCTGCCGCTCTTCTACGACCGGCTTGACACTCTGTTCGACTTCCTGCCGGACAGCGCGCCGGTCTTCCTCGACAGTCAGGTGGAGCAGGCCCGCGCCGAGCGCTGGAACCTGACGACCGACGCCTATGAGGCGCGCAAGGAGGCGGCTAAGGGCAAGGGCGGCGCGGCCTATCGCGCCGCGGCGCCCCAGAGCCTCTATCTGGACGAAGGCGACTGGAACAGCGCCTTGGCCGGCCGCGCCGTGCGCCGCCTGTCCCCGCTGTCGGGCGGCACGGGCGAGGACGCCGGCGGCCGTCTGGGCCGCAGCTTCGCCGCCGAGCGCTCGCAGGACAGCGTCAACCTGTTCGCCGCCGTGGCCCAGCACGCCGAGGACTTGAAGGGGCAGGGCAAGCGGGTGCTGTTCGCCTCCTGGACCGAAGGCTCGGCCGAGCGTCTGGCGGCCATGCTGGGCGACCACGGCCTGACCCACGTCCTGCCGGTGCGCGACTGGGACGATGTTCTGGCGGCGCCGAAGGACATCTATCTGCGCGCCGTCCTGCCGGTCGAACATGGCTTCGTCACCGACGAGGTCGCAGTCATTTCCGAGACCGACATCCTGGGCGACCGCCTGGCGCGGCCCAAGCGCAAGCGGCGGGCGTCGAACTTCCTGGCTGAGGCCTCGGCGCTGACGGCGGGCGATCTGGTCGTCCATCTGGATCACGGCATCGGGCGCTATGAGGGCCTGAAGACGCTGGAGATCCAGGAGGCGCCGCACGACTGCCTGGAACTGCTCTACGCCGGTGACAGCAAACTCTACTTGCCGGTTGAAAACATTGACCTTCTGACCCGCTACGGGACGGACGCCGACGGGGTTCAGCTGGATCGTCTGGGCGGAGCAGGCTGGCAGGCGCGCAAGGCGAAAGCGAAAGAGCGCCTGCGCGCCATGGCCGAGGGCCTCATCGCCCTGGCCGCCAAGCGGGCGTTGCGCGTCTCCGACGCCATCACGCCGCCGTCCGGCCTGTTCGACGAGTTCTGCGCCCGCTTCCCCTACGAGGAGACGGACGACCAGCTGAACGCCATCGGCGACGTGCTGGAAGACCTGGGCAAGGGCACGCCGATGGATCGTCTGATCTGCGGCGACGTCGGTTTCGGCAAGACCGAGGTGGCCCTGCGCGCGGCCTTCGTCGTGGCCATGACAGGCCAGCAGGTGGCGATCGTCTGTCCGACGACCCTCCTGGCGCGCCAGCATTTCAAGACCTTCAGCGAGCGCTTCGCCGGCTGGCCGATCACCGTGCGGCACCTGTCGCGCATGGTCACGGCCAAGGACGCCAACGAGACCCGCGTGGGCCTGAAGGACGGGACGTTCGAGATCGTCGTCGGCACCCACGCCGTGCTGGCCGAACAGGTCGGCTTCAAGGACCTTGGCCTGGTGATCGTCGACGAGGAGCAGCACTTCGGCGTCAAGCACAAGGAGAAGCTGAAGTCCCTGCGGGCCGATGTTCACCTGCTGACCCTGACGGCCACGCCGATCCCGCGCACCCTGCAGATGGCCCTGTCGGGCATTCGCGAGATGTCGATCATCGCCACGCCGCCGGTCGATCGTCTGGCGGTGCGGACCTATGTCACGCCCTGGGACCCGGTGCTGGTGCGCGAGGCCCTGCTGCGCGAGAAGTATCGTGGCGGGCAGGCCTATTATGTCGCGCCGCGCTTGAAGGACCTGCCGGAAATCGAGAAGTTCCTGCGCGAGCAGGTGCCCGAGGTGAAGTTCGTCGTCGGCCACGGCCAGATGAGCCCGACCCAACTGGAGGAGGTGATGAGCGCCTTCTACGACGGGCAGTACGACGTCCTGGTCTCGACCACGATTGTCGAGAGCGGCATCGATATTCCGACGGCCAACACCCTGATCGTCCACCGCGCCGATATGTTCGGGCTGGCCCAACTTCACCAGATCCGGGGCCGCATCGGCCGGTCCAAGGCACGGGCCTTCGCCTACCTTACGACCGATCCCAAGCGGCCGCTGAGCCTGTCGGCCGAGCGGCGGCTGCAGGTACTGCAGTCGCTGGACAACCTGGGGGCCGGTTTCCAGTTGGCCAGCCACGACCTGGATCAGCGCGGCGGCGGCAACCTGCTGGGCGACGAGCAGTCGGGCCATATCCGCGAGGTTGGGGTCGAACTGTATCAGCAGATGCTGGAAGACGCCGTCGCCGAACTGCGCGAGCAGGGCGAGGAAGTGGCCGACCGCGGCTGGTCGCCGTCGATCAATGTCGGCGCGGCGGTCCTAATTCCAGAGACTTACGTACCAGACCTGAATGTTCGCCTCAGTCTCTATCGCCGTCTGTCGGACGCCGAGAAGATGGAGGACCGCGAGGCCATGGCCGCCGAACTGATCGACCGCTTCGGCCCGCTTCCGGACGAGGCGCAACAGCTTCTGCGGATCGTCGGCATCAAGGCCAATTGCCGCACGGCCTCGATCGAGAAAATCGACATCGGGCCCAAGGGCGCGGTGCTGACCCTGCGCAACAATAGCTTCCCCAACCCGATGGGGCTGGTGGGGCTGATCCAGAAGAACCAGGCCTTCTGGAAGATCCGCCCCGATCAGAAGATCGTGGTGAAGGGCGAGTGGCCCACGCCTGACGACCGCCTGAAGGTCGCCGAGCGGATCACCGCCGATCTGGCGCGGGTGGCGGGGGCGGCCTAA
- a CDS encoding spermidine synthase — translation MTDSTMTTAFRKVDAITPALFAVAIFTSASLVFVIQPMVTKLVLPMLGGSPSVWNTSMVFFQTALLVGYGYAHLLQRVRSLKWQAAIHLTLLLAAALFLPLQISGLLGEPNPAAPTAWLLATLALSVGAPFAVLSATAPLLQAWYARVRAGHADGQNPYVLYAASNLGSFLALLAYPALIEPLMSLSGQRSTWTGGYGLFVILVIVLAAAVWRRRVRDTAEPAPLAVSAPIPWREKCILVLLAAAPSSLMLGVTAHLSTDVASAPFLWVAPLALYLLTFVIAFQAKPWISLPTTLVLQAALGAVVVSLVGMNTGQWLLLLLAHLAAFFFTALMCHQRLAARRPAPDRLTEFYLLLSLGGVVGGAFNALIAPTIFNVVWEYPLVMVLVGLARPWGEGPLSRQDILILLLGIGIAAAPPIILEFMRYNPDFRALLSDQARLQMVQVILGGAAICAFLVRDRAVLFTIIIAVITLSAHHVGRGYDWSLSERSFFGVMRVAVTRDDGMGGDVHVLMHGTTLHGAQARAPGFACSPTMYYATATPLGQAAQRIQARTPAAKIGIVGQGSGAMAAYKRAEDEMTFFEIDPMVDRVSRDPSWFTYISHCADGPIRTVLGDARLTMAKEAPGTYDLLVIDAFSSDAVPTHLLTVEAIEGYLNLLKPNGVVVLHLSNRNLEITMPAVAAARQLGAADLHQIYIEQPNAPEMSEASTEALAISPTAEGLADFKGDGRWRKLAPTGVRPWTDDYVNLFGALIRQMKGHG, via the coding sequence ATGACCGATTCCACCATGACGACGGCCTTTCGCAAGGTCGACGCGATAACACCCGCGCTGTTCGCCGTCGCCATATTCACGTCGGCGTCGCTGGTTTTTGTCATCCAGCCCATGGTGACGAAACTGGTCTTGCCCATGCTGGGAGGATCACCGTCGGTGTGGAACACCTCGATGGTCTTCTTCCAGACGGCGCTTCTGGTCGGCTATGGCTACGCCCACCTGCTGCAAAGGGTGCGATCCCTGAAGTGGCAGGCCGCCATTCATCTGACCCTGCTGCTGGCGGCGGCCCTGTTCCTGCCGTTGCAGATCAGCGGCCTGCTGGGCGAGCCGAACCCCGCCGCGCCTACCGCCTGGCTACTGGCCACGCTGGCCTTGTCGGTCGGTGCGCCGTTCGCCGTCCTGTCGGCGACCGCACCCCTGCTGCAGGCCTGGTATGCGCGGGTTCGCGCGGGCCATGCCGATGGCCAGAACCCCTATGTCCTCTACGCCGCCTCCAATCTCGGCAGCTTCCTGGCTCTGCTGGCCTACCCGGCCCTGATCGAACCCCTGATGTCCCTGTCAGGCCAAAGATCGACATGGACCGGAGGCTATGGCCTGTTCGTCATCCTGGTGATCGTGCTGGCCGCCGCAGTCTGGCGACGACGCGTTCGGGATACTGCCGAGCCCGCGCCCCTGGCTGTCAGCGCGCCCATCCCCTGGCGCGAGAAGTGCATACTGGTTCTTCTGGCCGCCGCCCCATCCAGCCTCATGCTGGGCGTCACCGCTCACCTCTCGACCGACGTGGCCTCGGCCCCCTTCCTCTGGGTTGCGCCTCTGGCCCTTTATCTGCTGACCTTCGTCATCGCCTTCCAGGCGAAGCCGTGGATCAGCTTGCCGACGACGCTCGTGCTGCAGGCCGCGCTCGGCGCTGTCGTGGTCAGTCTGGTGGGTATGAATACGGGCCAGTGGCTGCTGCTGTTGCTGGCACATCTGGCCGCCTTCTTCTTCACCGCCCTGATGTGTCACCAGCGGTTGGCCGCACGACGACCCGCGCCAGACCGACTGACCGAGTTCTACCTCCTGCTGTCTCTGGGCGGCGTGGTCGGCGGAGCGTTCAACGCCCTGATCGCCCCGACAATCTTCAACGTCGTGTGGGAATATCCGCTGGTTATGGTCCTTGTCGGCCTGGCCCGCCCGTGGGGCGAAGGTCCGCTGTCACGTCAGGACATACTCATTCTTCTGCTCGGCATCGGCATTGCCGCTGCACCGCCGATTATCCTGGAGTTCATGCGCTATAATCCCGACTTCCGTGCCTTGCTAAGCGACCAGGCGAGGTTGCAAATGGTGCAGGTCATACTCGGTGGCGCGGCGATCTGCGCCTTCCTGGTGCGTGATCGCGCGGTTCTGTTCACCATCATCATCGCTGTCATCACCCTGTCCGCCCATCACGTCGGGCGCGGTTATGACTGGAGCCTGTCCGAGCGCAGCTTCTTCGGCGTGATGCGCGTGGCGGTGACGCGCGACGACGGCATGGGCGGCGATGTGCATGTCCTGATGCATGGCACGACCCTGCACGGCGCACAGGCCCGCGCCCCCGGATTCGCCTGCAGCCCGACCATGTACTACGCCACCGCCACGCCCTTGGGTCAGGCGGCGCAGCGCATTCAGGCCCGCACGCCGGCGGCCAAGATCGGCATCGTGGGCCAAGGCTCCGGCGCCATGGCCGCCTACAAGCGCGCCGAAGACGAAATGACCTTCTTCGAGATCGACCCCATGGTGGACCGCGTGTCGCGCGATCCGTCCTGGTTCACCTATATCTCGCACTGCGCCGACGGCCCGATCCGCACCGTTCTGGGCGACGCGCGACTGACCATGGCCAAGGAAGCGCCAGGCACATACGACCTGTTGGTCATCGACGCCTTCTCGTCCGACGCTGTGCCGACGCATCTGCTGACGGTCGAGGCCATTGAGGGCTATCTGAACCTCCTGAAGCCCAACGGCGTCGTGGTTCTGCACCTGTCCAACCGCAACCTCGAGATCACCATGCCGGCCGTCGCCGCCGCACGCCAGTTGGGCGCCGCCGACCTGCATCAGATCTATATCGAGCAGCCCAATGCCCCCGAGATGTCCGAGGCCTCGACCGAAGCCCTGGCCATTTCACCGACCGCCGAGGGGCTCGCCGACTTCAAGGGCGACGGCCGCTGGCGCAAGCTGGCCCCGACCGGGGTACGGCCCTGGACCGACGACTACGTCAACCTGTTCGGCGCCCTGATCCGGCAGATGAAGGGCCACGGCTAG
- a CDS encoding CinA family protein, with protein sequence MFPEDIQAAAENVVQAAIKAGVLIATAESCTGGLVFGALTAVAGSSAALDRGFITYSNEAKAELLGVSEGLLTQFGAVSEPVARAMALGAVDRSRAAASVSITGVAGPGGGSLEKPVGLVHFAAVGPRGGVVHVERQFGEIGREAVRLESVRVALALLMDAVSA encoded by the coding sequence ATGTTCCCTGAGGATATTCAGGCTGCTGCCGAAAATGTGGTCCAGGCGGCGATCAAGGCGGGCGTTCTGATCGCCACGGCGGAAAGTTGCACCGGCGGTCTGGTGTTCGGGGCGCTGACGGCGGTCGCTGGTTCGTCGGCGGCGCTGGACCGGGGCTTCATCACCTACAGCAATGAGGCCAAGGCCGAACTGCTGGGCGTGTCCGAGGGGCTGTTGACCCAGTTCGGAGCGGTGTCGGAACCCGTGGCGCGGGCGATGGCGCTTGGGGCGGTTGATCGTTCTCGGGCCGCTGCATCGGTGTCCATCACAGGGGTAGCGGGTCCAGGCGGCGGTTCATTGGAAAAGCCTGTCGGCTTGGTGCATTTCGCCGCCGTTGGACCCAGGGGCGGCGTTGTTCACGTGGAGCGTCAGTTCGGCGAGATCGGGCGCGAGGCGGTGAGGCTGGAAAGTGTTCGCGTGGCCCTGGCCCTGTTGATGGACGCGGTGAGCGCATGA
- a CDS encoding sulfurtransferase TusA family protein: protein MTAPVLVDARGHRCPVPSLRLRKAMAGQAPGVRLILLATDPMARIDVPYLMGDLGGTVCEIEELDGILRITVEIGAVPRG from the coding sequence ATGACGGCGCCTGTCCTGGTCGATGCGCGAGGGCACCGCTGCCCGGTGCCCAGTCTGAGGCTGCGCAAGGCGATGGCGGGGCAGGCTCCGGGTGTGCGCCTGATCCTGCTCGCCACGGATCCGATGGCGCGGATCGACGTACCCTATCTGATGGGGGATCTGGGCGGGACTGTATGCGAGATCGAGGAGCTGGACGGAATCCTGCGCATTACTGTCGAGATTGGCGCCGTTCCGAGAGGTTGA
- a CDS encoding YihY/virulence factor BrkB family protein gives MLYTGGVSFFALLAVFPAIAILIGFYKVVLSIGQVSEQAAALADVVPHAARSIFLNEINRLANASARTVSAQSALALIIGAYAAHRGFKALLAGLNLIHDETEPHGFFKFNMLAFLVALAAFVLFTVVSGAVVTSRLMEHAHAEDPVGLLVLPLDGLWPALGLWLGLAMLYRYAMSHATRVAWKPAIVGGLIATVMSTFFSWLCAIYVEQIAQLGATYGSVGAVVVLLIWLSWNVNAIFYGGAFATELEIAWKPEEPEVETGASVVNLSERRQSRQ, from the coding sequence ATGCTCTATACGGGCGGCGTCTCCTTCTTCGCCCTTCTGGCCGTCTTTCCCGCCATCGCCATCCTGATCGGCTTCTATAAGGTCGTCCTTTCCATCGGACAGGTCAGTGAACAGGCTGCGGCCCTGGCCGATGTCGTTCCTCACGCCGCGCGGTCCATCTTCCTGAACGAGATCAACCGCCTGGCGAACGCCTCGGCGCGCACGGTCTCGGCCCAGAGCGCCCTGGCCCTGATCATCGGCGCCTATGCCGCGCATCGCGGTTTCAAGGCCTTGCTAGCCGGGCTGAACCTGATTCACGACGAGACGGAGCCGCACGGCTTCTTCAAGTTCAACATGCTCGCCTTCCTCGTCGCCCTGGCCGCCTTCGTCCTGTTCACCGTGGTGTCAGGCGCGGTCGTGACCTCGCGACTGATGGAACACGCCCACGCCGAAGACCCGGTCGGTCTGCTGGTCCTGCCGCTGGACGGGCTGTGGCCAGCTCTGGGACTATGGCTCGGGCTGGCCATGCTCTATCGCTACGCCATGTCCCATGCGACGCGGGTTGCATGGAAGCCGGCCATTGTGGGCGGACTGATCGCCACCGTCATGTCCACCTTCTTCTCGTGGCTGTGCGCCATCTATGTCGAACAGATCGCCCAACTCGGGGCCACCTATGGCTCGGTCGGCGCAGTGGTGGTCCTGCTGATCTGGCTGTCGTGGAACGTCAACGCCATCTTCTATGGCGGCGCTTTCGCCACGGAACTGGAAATCGCCTGGAAACCTGAGGAACCCGAGGTCGAAACCGGCGCGTCAGTCGTCAACCTCTCGGAACGGCGCCAATCTCGACAGTAA